From a region of the Budorcas taxicolor isolate Tak-1 chromosome 9, Takin1.1, whole genome shotgun sequence genome:
- the PLAGL1 gene encoding zinc finger protein PLAGL1 isoform X3 — translation MATHSPLKSHQCAYCEKTFNRKDHLKNHLQTHDPNKMAFGCEECGKKYNTLLGYKRHLALHAASSGDLTCGVCALELGSTEVLLDHLKAHAEEKPSTGAKEKKHQCDHCERCFYTRKDVRRHLVVHTGCKDFLCQFCAQRFGRKDHLTRHTKKTHPQELMKESLQAGDLLNTLHALSPQFQLKAAPLSPFPIGAPGQNGLAGSLPAEVHTLNALEQSTQPIPVLSELLAPLHPMASPSSPPAPLQNHKYNTGSTSYPPLAGLPLKTDTKGFCSTNLLEDLPLQEPQSPHKLNAGFDLAKGGAGKVNLPKELAADAVNILPASLDLSPLLGFWQLPPPATQNAFGSSGLALGAGEALPHRLGCLGQQPQDPSLAMSTMSLGQLPLPPIPHVFPAGTGSAILPHFHHAFR, via the coding sequence ATGGCTACACATTCACCCCTGAAATCTCACCAGTGTGCTTATTGTGAGAAGACTTTCAACCGCAAAGACCACCTGAAGAACCACCTCCAAACGCACGACCCCAACAAAATGGCCTTTGGGTGCGAGGAGTGTGGGAAGAAGTACAACACCCTGCTGGGCTACAAGAGGCACCTGGCCCTCCATGCGGCCAGCAGTGGCGACCTCACCTGTGGGGTCTGCGCCCTGGAGCTGGGGAGCACTGAGGTGCTGCTCGACCACCTCAAAGCCCACGCCGAAGAGAAGCCCTCGACTGGAGCCAAGGAGAAGAAGCACCAGTGCGACCACTGCGAGAGATGCTTCTACACCCGGAAGGATGTGCGGCGCCACCTGGTGGTTCACACAGGCTGCAAGGACTTCCTGTGTCAGTTCTGTGCCCAGAGATTCGGGCGCAAAGACCACCTCACGCGTCACACCAAGAAGACCCACCCACAGGAGCTGATGAAGGAGAGCCTGCAGGCTGGAGACCTTCTGAATACTCTCCACGCGCTCTCTCCCCAGTTCCAATTGAAGGCTGCCCCACTGTCTCCTTTTCCTATAGGGGCCCCTGGGCAGAATGGGCTTGCAGGTAGCTTGCCAGCTGAGGTACACACCCTCAATGCTTTGGAGCAGTCCACCCAGCCTATACCAGTGCTGTCAGAGCTCCTGGCCCCGCTCCACCCCATGGCCAGCCCCAGCTCTCCCCCGGCACCCCTCCAGAATCATAAGTACAACACTGGTTCTACCTCATACCCACCACTGGCAGGCCTGCCCCTCAAAACAGATACTAAAGGATTTTGCAGTACCAATTTGCTTGAGGACTTGCCTCTGCAAGAGCCTCAGTCACCTCACAAGCTCAATGCAGGTTTTGACCTGGCTAAGGGAGGTGCAGGTAAAGTAAACCTGCCCAAAGAGCTAGCTGCAGATGCTGTGAACATATTACCTGCCTCTCTGGACCTCTCCCCTCTGTTGGGCTTCTGGCAGCTGCCCCCTCCTGCTACCCAGAATGCCTTTGGGAGTAGTGGTCTCgccctgggggctggggaagcTCTGCCGCATAGGCTGGGCTGTCTGGGGCAGCAGCCCCAAGACCCCTCACTAGCCATGAGCACTATGAGCCTGGGCCAGCTCCCCCTCCCGCCCATCCCCCACGTTTTCCCAGCTGGCACTGGTTCGGCTATCCTGCCTCATTTCCACCATGCATTCAGATga
- the PLAGL1 gene encoding zinc finger protein PLAGL1 isoform X2, translated as MFPVTEHMATHSPLKSHQCAYCEKTFNRKDHLKNHLQTHDPNKMAFGCEECGKKYNTLLGYKRHLALHAASSGDLTCGVCALELGSTEVLLDHLKAHAEEKPSTGAKEKKHQCDHCERCFYTRKDVRRHLVVHTGCKDFLCQFCAQRFGRKDHLTRHTKKTHPQELMKESLQAGDLLNTLHALSPQFQLKAAPLSPFPIGAPGQNGLAGSLPAEVHTLNALEQSTQPIPVLSELLAPLHPMASPSSPPAPLQNHKYNTGSTSYPPLAGLPLKTDTKGFCSTNLLEDLPLQEPQSPHKLNAGFDLAKGGAGKVNLPKELAADAVNILPASLDLSPLLGFWQLPPPATQNAFGSSGLALGAGEALPHRLGCLGQQPQDPSLAMSTMSLGQLPLPPIPHVFPAGTGSAILPHFHHAFR; from the coding sequence GCATATGGCTACACATTCACCCCTGAAATCTCACCAGTGTGCTTATTGTGAGAAGACTTTCAACCGCAAAGACCACCTGAAGAACCACCTCCAAACGCACGACCCCAACAAAATGGCCTTTGGGTGCGAGGAGTGTGGGAAGAAGTACAACACCCTGCTGGGCTACAAGAGGCACCTGGCCCTCCATGCGGCCAGCAGTGGCGACCTCACCTGTGGGGTCTGCGCCCTGGAGCTGGGGAGCACTGAGGTGCTGCTCGACCACCTCAAAGCCCACGCCGAAGAGAAGCCCTCGACTGGAGCCAAGGAGAAGAAGCACCAGTGCGACCACTGCGAGAGATGCTTCTACACCCGGAAGGATGTGCGGCGCCACCTGGTGGTTCACACAGGCTGCAAGGACTTCCTGTGTCAGTTCTGTGCCCAGAGATTCGGGCGCAAAGACCACCTCACGCGTCACACCAAGAAGACCCACCCACAGGAGCTGATGAAGGAGAGCCTGCAGGCTGGAGACCTTCTGAATACTCTCCACGCGCTCTCTCCCCAGTTCCAATTGAAGGCTGCCCCACTGTCTCCTTTTCCTATAGGGGCCCCTGGGCAGAATGGGCTTGCAGGTAGCTTGCCAGCTGAGGTACACACCCTCAATGCTTTGGAGCAGTCCACCCAGCCTATACCAGTGCTGTCAGAGCTCCTGGCCCCGCTCCACCCCATGGCCAGCCCCAGCTCTCCCCCGGCACCCCTCCAGAATCATAAGTACAACACTGGTTCTACCTCATACCCACCACTGGCAGGCCTGCCCCTCAAAACAGATACTAAAGGATTTTGCAGTACCAATTTGCTTGAGGACTTGCCTCTGCAAGAGCCTCAGTCACCTCACAAGCTCAATGCAGGTTTTGACCTGGCTAAGGGAGGTGCAGGTAAAGTAAACCTGCCCAAAGAGCTAGCTGCAGATGCTGTGAACATATTACCTGCCTCTCTGGACCTCTCCCCTCTGTTGGGCTTCTGGCAGCTGCCCCCTCCTGCTACCCAGAATGCCTTTGGGAGTAGTGGTCTCgccctgggggctggggaagcTCTGCCGCATAGGCTGGGCTGTCTGGGGCAGCAGCCCCAAGACCCCTCACTAGCCATGAGCACTATGAGCCTGGGCCAGCTCCCCCTCCCGCCCATCCCCCACGTTTTCCCAGCTGGCACTGGTTCGGCTATCCTGCCTCATTTCCACCATGCATTCAGATga